In the genome of Osmerus mordax isolate fOsmMor3 chromosome 10, fOsmMor3.pri, whole genome shotgun sequence, the window AACCTAAACAAGATGAGGCTAGCTCTACTGCTAACACTACTTTCTAAAGCACGAGTTGAGATGAATGGAGGGTATAGGGAACTTACATTGATGTTCCACAGAGTCCAGTCAACGTGTCGAAGCTCGTGTCCAGGTCAAAGCCGTGAATGAAGTCCCGGGGGAATCGGCCAGGATGATCCACATCTTTAGTTGAGCGACATTTTGGGAACTGCTAGCCGGCTAGTTCTATCGCAGGCTCCGCCAGGGTTTCCAGATTGCTGAGGTGAGGCCGGGTCggcaagctagctagcccgcTAGCGTGTGTAAGCTAATGGTAGGTAGCTACCACTACACCGTGCCCGTTTAGTCCCGTTCTTCACGTGGAGAAAAACTAACAACCTTTTATTACAAATGTGGAAGACGGTTAATATTAACAACACAAACAACCGTCTGTGTCGTTTGTGCTGGCTGCAAAGTTCTCCTGCCGGCTAGAGATAGTGGGAGATAAGGTTGTCTGTTTGGTCAAACGGGGCAGAGCTTCGATGTGATGATAAACGTGGTCTGACTGAATGATCCGTCCCCTGGGCTCACCGCAAGCTCAGGATCTGCATTCCGCCTCACTGGCGATTGACCCTGTTAAACACAATACTCATTATTGTATGATATTTCGAAATAAATGCTAGAGTTGTATCTGAATAACCTAAAAGACAACTCGGCCACGATAGCGACCGGTCTTTGTCTCCACACGGGGACATGAACGTCATAGGTTAAGTCTAGACTGACCTCCAAAACAAAGCCGGCTGTGGGGTGATCATCACAAGTCTTTGTATGGCAAAAAGAAAATTGACTGTGGAAGCATATCAACAACGAGCAACAACGTGAGAAAATTACGATTAGTGAATTGGCAAGGTAGCTTTACAAAAGTTCAGCTTTTATTCTCAGTGATAATGATTAATCAATTACACTGAACCGTCTCAAGAGTGACATGTTGGTAGAACCTGGGGCAAAGGCCCATGTCACGTCAAGCCACGTGATTGTGGACTTTAGAACAGCAGTACAGACAGCCTGTTGATATGGCTTGCTTGGACACCACGATGGGATGGATTAGTGTCCGCCCTTCAAACCGCTTTTGATTTGGATTTTATAATGTATctactaaataaatacatgtattattAAAAGTATCATAAAATAATCTGCTGATTTACCTTCAGGTGTATCAGGTTGGTAATTAAATACTACCGTAGCAGCCGTATTTGAAAATGTCACaatatattacattttttacaaaactTGTTAAAGGTTCCACATGCTTTTACATGTGACGAAACTAAAGACCTTTATAGAAGTGAGATGCGTTAGGTTGGATTTGGAAGTGCCGGATGTTCCAATAAATTGggtcaacatttatttttttaacttttgCAGATAGACAGACTAGTGTGAGAGCACAATAGTTTTCATCATGATTATTATGAGTGTTTATACACACTGTGGGATTACCATCCAGCGACTCACATTATGGCAGGGCCGTAAGCCAGACACTGGTTATGCAATGTCACAAAGGCCAAGGTTATATGCTTCTCTAAAGACGAGGCCTACTCACGAGGgaaaacacacatccaccttCCTGCCGGGGTCTCGTCTGCAGAGCGCACGTGACACACCTAAACGCTGCAACAGCTTTTCACATTAGTCAAACACACAAGTTAGGACACAAAGATCACCCTTTACTCTTTTAACTTTTAATAGTCAAAATTACAAAATAATAACATGATCTCTACTCATCTACAAAATCATAACATATTCATGACGGTGGTAAGCAtcaatgatttttttttgttgctctaACAGCTGTTCATAGACATGCATACTGTTgagaaatataaaaatataaatataaagacATCCCATTAATATTCTTAATGAATCCATGACTAAGATTTAAAATAGTTcagaataaaataattaaaatgcAGTTGAGTACAATAAGGCATTAAGATGTATCGCAATAGATGTCGTTTCTAAAGTAGaggtattattttttattagctTAATGCAGAAAACCTAAAAAATAACTTTATTTAATCACTATTTTTCTCAACAGGAAGAAGAAGTTTCCAAATTAAATTATTCTACTTTTTTTAGATAACATACCAACACTAAACTGATTAAATGAAACACTCCAGTACAAAACCAGGATTTGTTGAAAGCATACTACCCCAATCAAACACAGTACCAAGTTCCTGGATATGCTTATCATACCTGACCTTTGACCATATAAGCCCTTCCTTGACATCACACAATAACCACAAAAAAAGTCAAACAACCAAAAATATCACAAGAGATTTCTCCTCAGGCTGGTGGAAGCGATATTATAAGTTGCGTTTCACAACGCTATGTGCTATACACGTCTAACTCTAATGAAGGGGTTTACACAATGGTACACACAGCCGCTAACAGAGGACTATGGCAATGACAGTTACAAGCAAATAAACAGGGAGGGAAAATGGTACAGTTCATTTGAATAAATTAACACTATTTCTTTAAAACAATCCAGTTTAAGGGGGCCACTAGCATAGTTTTTGCAGTGAAAATTCATCCTCAAAAGCACAGCAAATTACTAGCCAGCTTACGTTCATGCAGATGGTTATTCTGTGTGATGGTCCACACTGGCTCTCCAGCAGTACgagtgttcatgttgtttgttaAACCCAGAGAGGAAGACGCAGCACAAAACATATCAATTTAGatctttgccagaacattcttAATTTTAACACATTTTGAACGCTTTAAGGTGCTAGACGCTCTTCATTGGCAGTTGCTTGAACCTTGAACCGATCAGGCCCAACTGGTACACCTTTCTCCTGTCGGTAAGAAACAACACCAGCCAACTCTCCAGACACATGCAGCGCTGtcaacacagacaacacagtcCAGCCCTCTGGTCTCAGGTAAAGGACTTCTACTCTTCTACTCGTCTATCCCACTcagacacctccaccctccacaccaCCCTGCTACCTGTTCTTCATCCTTCACCTCTTCCTACAGAGAACTCCACCCGAGAGCTAACCCACGGAGCTAAGATGAGAGCTGGCTGATGTGAGACAGTACACACGGCTTTATAGACCTGCTGAGAGAGCGGGCTCTATCAGTATAgacctgctgagagagagagcgagggagaggggagtaAGGGGGAGTAATACAGTATACGTTCACAAGACCACAGTTTCACTGGACTCCTGACGGCTGTGAGACTTCATCAACATGAGGACGATATACCAGGTCCATGTTTGTTCCTTTATAGTGTCAGTAATGTTTTCCTACAGCCATTAAAATgtgtcctcatcctcttcctacGCTCTCTACCGTctccccatccacccctctcacTGTCTGGCTCCTCACCGAGGtttgggatgggggggatgtCTCTGCTAGCTGTGGGATTGGGGTGAGGTTGGGGCTGAGGATTGGGGGGTGAGGGCTGAGGGTTAGGTGGTGAGGTTAGGGGTCTGCTAGCTGTGGGTCTCTGGGGTGAGGGTTAGTGGGTGAGgttagaggggtgaggggttaggAGTGAGGTTAGAGGTGAGGGTTAGGGGGGTGAGGTTAGGGGTCTGCTAGCTGTGGCTCTGGGGGGCGATGCTGGAGCAGTCTGTGACCAGCAGGTCCACCACGGCGTTGCCACTCACGtagatggtgggggtggtgacCATGCTGGCCAGCGAGCTGCTGGCCGGGCTGGAGGTGGCCGGGCTGGGTGCTGCCTGGCTGCTGCTGTGGGTCCCCATGTGGCCCTGCAGCTGGGTGGGGGTCTTGCAGTGCACCCCACATAGCTGGCACACCAGGACCCCCCCGGCGGCCgtgcccccaaacccccccgctccctccttccactcctGGCCGTGGTGCTTCTGGGCGTGGACGCGAAGGTAAGTGAGCGTGGTGAAGCCTGTAGAGGGGCACCAGATGAGTGAGCACATCTCTGGATCTCTAACAGCACAGAGGAGTTGCTTCAAGACACCTTTCCATTAGCATCGTTCAGCAGACTCGTTCTactcacaggaacacacagataCTGTATGTTTAAAGTACAGCAGATAATAAAGGATCATAAGTGCATAGTTGACTGTAGCACCGTAAGTTAAAAAGTAAGCCTTAATGTTTCTGCATAAGCTTCCTTAAAAAGGAAGATTTaaactttatatatataaacatcCATGATGCCTTATGAATTATTTGTAAACCCATCGCGACACTCACTGCGGTTACAGAGATGACAGGCGTGgtgctgtgattggttgtgcACCCTCATGTGATCTGTGATGTAGGCTGCTGATAGGAGCTTTCCACAGATGTGACAGGGGACCTTCTCCTCGTGACGAATCATGTGAGCCCGGAGGCGGTCCCTCGTGGCAAAGCTGGACTCGCACGTCTGAACAGACAGAGTGATGAGGAACGAGCTGTTGTCACTTCACACACAGATGGAGGGTAACTCCTGCAGCCTGTGGAGTAGATTGCTAGCGTAGCTGATTCTAACATGCTAATACATCTGACAGCAAGGTTAAGGTATTAGAGAAGCACGTGATGGCTGTCTTGGGATGATGATAACAGTGTTCTGAAGTGTAAAAGGAAATTAAAAAGCACAAACATCAAGTACCGGACACTTGAAGGGTCGTTCGGAGGAGTGGACCTGTCTGACGTGGCTGTTGAGGTGGTCAGGcctggagagagaaacacaaccGCATCACATCATCACATCTCAGCAACACAACcaggttctctcacacacaccaagggaTACATGGCTGTCCTTGAATTCTTCATGTAGACATTAAGCTGCAGAAGCACATTTGATTCAGGATAGGTCGCTAGGAGACATTCAAGAGGATCAGGATGAAGAACACCGCATGACTTTTACTTGTTAGAGATGGATAATAAACTTGAAGCTAGACAGGAAAGAGATAAGTTGTTCCTCTGAGCTGAGCTATCTTCTCCACCTCTGACCTCACAGGATGCTTACTCTGACCTAACAGGATGTTTACTCTGACCTAACAGGATGTTTACTCTGACCTCACAGGATATTTACTCTGACCTCACAGGATGTTTACTCTGACCTCAATCGACCTgtcacatctctcctcctccctccctctctccctacctacctctcaccccccccccccctttttgttCAGGTGTATGAGGTCAAGGTAGGAACTTGTTCCTTCAGTGCTGCATGAGGTGTAGCTGACCTGGAGAAGGCCTTGGAGCAGTGAGGGCAGACGTAGGGCTTCTCCACGCCACCCTGGTGGGAGCGGACGTGGTGGCTCATCCTGTCCTTCCTCTTAAAGCGCTGCTGGCACACCGGGCAGGAGAAGGGCTTCTCATCCGAGTGGGACAGCCGGTGGCGGTTCAGGTGGTACACGTCCCGGAAGGCCTTCCCACACGTCTCACACGCATGGTTCTTACGCAccgggttagggttggggttagccGGAcgctgacagagggagggacagggacacacagagagagaggacagacttaCAGTACTCATGCAGCTGAGTAAAAATGACAGATCTGAGTAGGCTACTGCCAGATTAAAACGTCCGTCTAGAAAATCTATTCCAACATGCTAAATTGCCTAAACTGAAACAACAAGGCTTTTCTACAAGCACAGAAAACGTGGTTCTGTGCTGCATCAGACCTCCAGTCACCCTGTCCAGCAGGCCAGGGGACCACATGCAGGGGAACCCCGGGTCTCCCAAGGACCCCGGAGAACCTGGAGAACCTGGAGAACTTGATctccacacagccctcaccCACCTGTCCTGTCGCCCCGGCGGCCATGACAACAGCAGCAGGAGGACCGTGGGGGTTGTTAACGCTAGCCACTACGCTCGCCATGGCAACGCCGTCGCCAGCCTGACTACCCAGAGAGGTCTGCTGGGGGGCCAGGACgccaggaggggggagagggggagggatggagaggtggagcagggagagggggaccggGTGTCTCTCTGGCCTCCCCCCAGCCAGCGGCGAGGAGCTGGCCCCCCCCTCCTTGGCCCCCTGCGGCTGCCCGGGCGCCCTGCCCTTCATGCGTACCCCGGTGTGGACCGACTGGTGCCGCCGCAGGTTGTAGTTGTTCTTGAACTGCTTGCTGCAGATGCCACAGATGTGGGGCACGCGGGCGGGGCGGGACGCTGTCTTcactggaggggaggggtggggagaagggggtgaaagagttggggtgagggagagaggtaagtAGGGAGAGGGCgtgacggaggggggggggcaagggaggaaatacaacaGTCGCATCATCAGTTATGAACAGTAACTCTGTAGATGTGGCATTGTGTACAAAACATCCCTCATCAAAAACACAACCTTGTATGAAGACACTCAACACTCCTGTTGTTTGGGTGTGGCTGGGTGGGCAAACATAACAAGGGATTTCGTCGTAATGCACACTTAGCAAAATGCTAACTCCGTTCTCACCTGGTGTGGGTTCCTCGCTGAGGGCGGCAGTGTCCAcggtggaggggggctggccCATGTGCTCCGGGggaggggtctggggggagcTCGTGTGCACCGGTAGCAGCTCTGATTGGAGGTTTCCATCCTGGTTTTGGGTGGGAGTATTCTGCAGGAATAAACACAGGGCCGTCGCCAAACGTAAACAGAAGACACTGGTCTGCCCCTCCGCTCCAGGAGACACACTGGAACAACATGTCAAAGCAGCGAGGCTGAGCGCCGCTGGCCTGGCCCTCtgtgggcacacacactcacacggctAGTGGTCGCTTAGGAGCGCTTACCTGGAAGAGGAAATTGCTCCACGCAGCATCCATTTTGCGCCAGTGATGAGGAGTATAAACTCAGCTAAGTAATCCTGATAGAGACACGAGGGCGAACCGTTGGCATTCTTTTAATAGCCCTGTTGACGAGGGGCTGAAAACTCGTCTATTGGCTATTCAGGTGCAGCAAAATAGTAGGTTTCTAGACTATCCGAAAATAACGTGCAGGTATCAAAAATGCAGTtcgcaaaaatatttttttctcacTGAGGTATTCAAGCAATTAAAATTCACGCAGGCGTTTCGGTTTAGCTCCAAAAGACTGACTGAGAGTGAAACTGGCCAGCTGCAATGGTGCCCTATTTGTCTTAGACTTTGGTTTCTAACTTTAATTTATTCACTGTAAGGATTTAGAATCGCATATATGACAACACTAATGACAGTCAAATAAAATATCTTTGCGCCAAAAAATCTATGTTATTTCTACAACCttagtcaaacataatacatcTCAAATGTAATAAATGCACTTTACACATAATAACTAGTATCAGTGTTATAATAAACGCATTTGAAATAGCAGCAGTCCATGCTTTTAATTTATGAATCTATTTTTCCGATTTCCCCCAATAGGCCAGTGGGGTGTTTGTCGAAGCCTCGTTGTTGGATTCGAGCCCTGACCCTGGCGAAGAGCGCTCGCGCCGGGCCGCTGCCTCTCGCTCCACCTCGGCTGTTCTATTACGAGGATgtcatctttctttttttatcgctcgctctccctcctccctccctgtctctttcttccttttcttttttaattcctctttcttctccccctcctctccttttctcgcaCCGCTATGTCCCAGTTGCTCTTAAAGGGATGGTATTTCTCGTTGGACACCCCCTTTCATTTCCGTCTCCCTCAATGGAGCATATCCTCTCCGCCCCTTCCTACTTCGGGCTTTTCGGCCGACAGAATTAGCACTAGCCTACAGTATTTTTTAGACCGTCGGAAATAGACCTCGCTCTCGTCGCTATTTGGAGCTTAACCACGGCAGCCGCGCGTTACAACGTCGAGAAAAACATTCCATTAACGGAAAACGACAAGCGCATCTTAAAGGGTACGGCGCGCGACGCATTTCTGGATTCTCTCGAGGTACGATGATGTCAGACTCGCATATAGAACAGACGACAACAAACACAGTAAAGCCATACCACATCCGAGGCGACAATGAATACAATAATCATGTCGACATATTTAACGCTCTCACAAGATGAATAAAACTCTAAAATAAAACACAAGATCACGTGTTAATatcaatttatttttttaaatcactTTACCCTCTTTTGTTCAACAGATTATAAAgaccccctctttcctccccacaAGCTTGGAATGGcttgatttgaatattttaaTAAGGTTTAAGTATTGAATCAAAATGTCCCCttggcaaaacacacacaatacagtccACAGGGTGTCAGAATCTTTCCTGCCTCTTCATACAGGTGACAAAGGAACTGAGCTGTTCCTACTGTCCTAACAgataacaacccccccccccccccccccccccccacacacacacacacacacacacacacacacacacagaaatgggcATGTCTGTATGGGCATTTAAAATCTTCCATTCCTCCACATATGAAACACCAGACGTTTAGAAGGAGATATGCATGCACTGGTGTTTCTCCCGAGCAGGAAGCCTCTGCCCCCGCAGAGGGCTCATCCAGAGGACCACGGGTCAGAATCCCCACGGGGTGGCAGGCTCCTTCCTGATGTGTGTAGTTTGAAAGCTGTGCCGGGGGGCCAGCACCAGGGGGGCCAGCACCAGGGGGGCCAGCACCAGGGGGGCCAGCACCAGGGGGGCCAGCACCAGGGGGGCCAGCACCAGGGGGGGCAAGAGCACCTTCCATGGTGCCCCCCAGCCAGACCTCCCTCCCCCGACCCAGCAGCTCCTCACTGGGATGACCCAGACTgccagtccccctctcctcccccctcctctcctcccccctcctctcctcccccctccccccccccctattctcctacccccctcctcatccccccccctctcctacccctatTCTCCTACCCCTAttctcctacccccctcctcatcccccccctctcctacccctactctcctacccccctcctctcctctcttccgctGCCTCAGTGGTAGaaatacagcccccccccccccccccttaaaaaaTGTCAACCAATGACATTCCTTTCCCCAACTCATGAAACTGTTCTTCCATGTAAACGTTGTCTGATTGTAGGTGTGTGAGGGGCATGGGGAGCTGGATTGAGGCTGCTGGGGAGGGGTccaggggatggggagggggctgggggagggggctgg includes:
- the mazb gene encoding myc-associated zinc finger protein isoform X2, translating into MDAAWSNFLFQNTPTQNQDGNLQSELLPVHTSSPQTPPPEHMGQPPSTVDTAALSEEPTPVKTASRPARVPHICGICSKQFKNNYNLRRHQSVHTGVRMKGRAPGQPQGAKEGGASSSPLAGGRPERHPVPLSLLHLSIPPPLPPPGVLAPQQTSLGSQAGDGVAMASVVASVNNPHGPPAAVVMAAGATGQRPANPNPNPVRKNHACETCGKAFRDVYHLNRHRLSHSDEKPFSCPVCQQRFKRKDRMSHHVRSHQGGVEKPYVCPHCSKAFSRPDHLNSHVRQVHSSERPFKCPTCESSFATRDRLRAHMIRHEEKVPCHICGKLLSAAYITDHMRVHNQSQHHACHLCNRSFTTLTYLRVHAQKHHGQEWKEGAGGFGGTAAGGVLVCQLCGVHCKTPTQLQGHMGTHSSSQAAPSPATSSPASSSLASMVTTPTIYVSGNAVVDLLVTDCSSIAPQSHS
- the mazb gene encoding myc-associated zinc finger protein isoform X1; protein product: MDAAWSNFLFQNTPTQNQDGNLQSELLPVHTSSPQTPPPEHMGQPPSTVDTAALSEEPTPVKTASRPARVPHICGICSKQFKNNYNLRRHQSVHTGVRMKGRAPGQPQGAKEGGASSSPLAGGRPERHPVPLSLLHLSIPPPLPPPGVLAPQQTSLGSQAGDGVAMASVVASVNNPHGPPAAVVMAAGATGQRPANPNPNPVRKNHACETCGKAFRDVYHLNRHRLSHSDEKPFSCPVCQQRFKRKDRMSHHVRSHQGGVEKPYVCPHCSKAFSRPDHLNSHVRQVHSSERPFKCPVLDTCESSFATRDRLRAHMIRHEEKVPCHICGKLLSAAYITDHMRVHNQSQHHACHLCNRSFTTLTYLRVHAQKHHGQEWKEGAGGFGGTAAGGVLVCQLCGVHCKTPTQLQGHMGTHSSSQAAPSPATSSPASSSLASMVTTPTIYVSGNAVVDLLVTDCSSIAPQSHS
- the mazb gene encoding myc-associated zinc finger protein isoform X3, with product MDAAWSNFLFQNTPTQNQDGNLQSELLPVHTSSPQTPPPEHMGQPPSTVDTAALSEEPTPVKTASRPARVPHICGICSKQFKNNYNLRRHQSVHTGRPANPNPNPVRKNHACETCGKAFRDVYHLNRHRLSHSDEKPFSCPVCQQRFKRKDRMSHHVRSHQGGVEKPYVCPHCSKAFSRPDHLNSHVRQVHSSERPFKCPVLDTCESSFATRDRLRAHMIRHEEKVPCHICGKLLSAAYITDHMRVHNQSQHHACHLCNRSFTTLTYLRVHAQKHHGQEWKEGAGGFGGTAAGGVLVCQLCGVHCKTPTQLQGHMGTHSSSQAAPSPATSSPASSSLASMVTTPTIYVSGNAVVDLLVTDCSSIAPQSHS